The following are encoded together in the Glycine max cultivar Williams 82 chromosome 8, Glycine_max_v4.0, whole genome shotgun sequence genome:
- the LOC100797895 gene encoding cullin-4 isoform X2, translated as MSNTKLSPPMKKAKSIDSKNAAASASDDPNAPALIAANLSRKKATPPHPPKKFLIRFHKGVPTLPPNFEEETWAKLKSAIGAIFMKQPVSCDLENLYQAVNDLCLYKMGGNLYQRITKECEEHISVALQSLVGQSPDLIVFLSLVERCWQDLCDQLLMIRGIALFLDRTYVKQTTNVRSLWDMGLQLFSKHLSLSSEVEHKTVTGLLRMIESERSGESVDRTLLNHLLKMFTALGIYVETFEKPFLECTSEFYAAEVMKYMQQSDAPDYLKHVETRLQEEHERCLLYLDASTRKPLIGIAEKQLLERHIPAILDKGFIMLMDGNRIEDLQRMHSLFSRVNALESLKQALSSYIRRTGQGIVMDEEKDKDMVSSLLEFKASLDTIWEESFFKNEPFSNSIKDAFEYLINLRQNRPAELIAKFLDEKLRAGNKGTSEEELEATLDKVLVLFRFIQGKDVFEAFYKKDLAKRLLLGKSASIDGEKSMISKLKTECGSQFTNKLEGMFKDIELSKEINESFKQSSQARSKLASGIEMSVHVLTTGYWPTYPPIDVRLPHELNVYQDIFKEFYLSKYSGRHLMWQNSLGHCVLKAEFPKGRKELAVSLFQLSLQDIKDATGIEDKELRRILQSLACGKVRVLQKMPKGRDVEDDDSFVFNDGFTAPLYRIKVNAIQLKETVEENTSTTERVFQDRQYQIDAALVRIMKTRKVLSHTLLITELFQQLKFPIKPADLKKRIESLIDREYLERDKSNPQIYNYLA; from the exons ATGTCTAATACGAAACTATCCCCTCCTATGAAGAAGGCGAAATCCATCGACTCCAAGAACGCCGCCGCCTCCGCCTCCGATGACCCCAATGCGCCTGCTCTCATCGCCGCCAATTTGTCGCGCAAGAAAGCCACTCCTCCCCATCCCCCCAAGAAGTTCCTCATTAGGTTCCACAAAG GTGTACCAACATTGCCCCCAAATTTTGAGGAGGAAACATGGGCAAAATTGAAGTCAGCTATTGGTGCTATATTTATGAAGCAACCTGTTTCCTGTGACTTGGAGAATCTTTATCAG GCTGTGAATGATCTTTGCCTTTACAAAATGGGGGGAAATCTTTATCAACGAATTACAAAGGAGTGTGAAGAGCATATATCTGTGGCACTGCAGTCTTTAGTTGGCCAAAGCCCAGATTTGATTGTTTTTCTATCCCTAGTTGAGAGGTGTTGGCAGGATCTTTGTGACCAACTGTTGATGATTCGTGGTATAGCCTTGTTTCTGGATAGGACCTATGTGAAACAAACAACAAATGTACGGTCATTATGGGACATGGGTTTGCAACTTTTCAGCAAACATCTTTCTCTATCTTCAGAAGTAGAACATAAAACTGTTACTGGTCTTCTCCGTATGATCGAAAGTGAAAG ATCAGGCGAATCAGTGGATAGAACTCTTCTAAATCATCTTTTGAAGATGTTTACTGCTCTGGGAATTTATGTAGAAACCTTTGAGAAGCCATTCCTTGAGTGCACATCCGAATTTTATGCGGCGGAAGTTATGAAATACATGCAGCAATCAGATGCTCCAGATTACTTGAAGCATGTTGAg ACAAGATTGCAAGAGGAACATGAAAGATGTTTGTTGTACTTGGATGCAAGTACTAGGAAACCATTGATAGGGATTGCAGAAAAGCAGCTTCTTGAACGTCATATACCTGCCATTCTTGATAAG GGTTTTATTATGCTTATGGATGGGAATCGTATTGAAGACCTTCAGAGAATGCACTCACTCTTTTCAAGGGTCAATGCCCTTGAATCACTGAAGCAGGCCCTTAGTTCATACATTAGGAGAACTGGGCAGGGCATTGTTATGGATGAGGAGAAAGATAAAGATATGGTCTCATCCCTTCTTGAATTTAAGGCTTCTCTTGACACAATATGGGAAGAAAGCTTTTTCAAGAATGAACCTTTCAGCAATTCAATTAAAGATGCATTTGAATATCTTATCAATCTTCGTCAg AACCGACCTGCAGAGTTGATTGCCAAGTTTTTGGATGAGAAACTTCGTGCAGGTAATAAGGGTACTTCTGAAGAGGAACTAGAGGCTACACTTGATAAAGTCCTGGTGTTATTCAGGTTCATTCAG GGCAAGGATGTATTTGAAGCATTCTATAAGAAAGATCTTGCTAAAAGACTGCTTTTAGGAAAGAGTGCTTCTATTGACGGTGAGAAATCTATGATCTCCAAG TTGAAGACTGAGTGTGGCAGCCAGTTCACAAACAAACTGGAAGGAATGTTTAAG GACATTGAAttatcaaaagaaataaatgagtcATTCAAACAGTCATCACAGGCGAGGTCAAAACTTGCATCAGGGATTGAAATGAGTGTTCATGTTTTAACCACAGG GTATTGGCCAACATATCCCCCCATTGATGTTAGACTTCCTCATGAATTGAATGTTTACCAG GATATTTTCAAAGAGTTCTATCTAAGCAAATACAGTGGAAGACATCTGATGTGGCAAAATTCACTAGGTCACTGTGTCTTGAAGGCAGAGTTTCCCAAAGGAAGAAAGGAGTTGGCTGTGTCCCTTTTTCAG TTAAGTCTTCAAGATATCAAAGATGCTACTGGTATTGAGGACAAGGAACTGAGACGGATTCTGCAATCACTAGCTTGTGGTAAAGTTCGTGTCCTACAAAAG ATGCCCAAAGGAAGAGATGTGGAGGACGATGACTCATTTGTTTTTAATGATGGGTTTACAGCTCCTCTTTACCGTATAAAG GTGAATGCAATTCAATTGAAGGAGACAGTCGAGGAGAACACAAGCACCACCGAAAGAGTTTTCCAAGACCGTCAGTATCAG ATTGATGCTGCTCTTGTGAGGATAATGAAGACTAGAAAAGTGCTTAGTCACACCCTTCTTATTACTGAACTCTTCCAACAG CTGAAATTCCCAATAAAACCAGCTGATTTGAAAAAAAGGATTGAAAGCCTCATTGACAGGGAGTATCTAGAGAGGGACAAGAGCAATCCTCAAATATACAATTACCTCGCATAG
- the LOC102667147 gene encoding VQ motif-containing protein 1 produces MTSGPKIVHIETRYVETDAINFRDVVQHLTGKNSSTTNWDVGNGALFSSLPGSSDYNKRGIANGGVSAKPHTTTNGKKNSVASSMLLMNVSFKDFEDLLSDMPPMEELLKL; encoded by the coding sequence ATGACGAGTGGACCAAAGATAGTGCACATCGAAACACGGTACGTGGAAACCGATGCCATAAACTTCAGAGATGTGGTTCAGCACCTCACAGGGAAGAACTCGTCAACAACAAATTGGGACGTAGGAAATGGTGCCTTATTCTCATCCCTGCCAGGTTCTTCAGATTACAACAAAAGAGGAATTGCAAATGGTGGTGTCAGTGCCAAGCCACACACCACCACTAATGGTAAAAAGAATAGTGTTGCATCTTCCATGCTACTCATGAACGTGTCCTTCAAAGACTTTGAGGATTTGTTGTCTGATATGCCTCCCATGGAGGAGTTGCTCAAGTTGTAG
- the LOC100797895 gene encoding cullin-4 isoform X1, whose translation MSNTKLSPPMKKAKSIDSKNAAASASDDPNAPALIAANLSRKKATPPHPPKKFLIRFHKGVPTLPPNFEEETWAKLKSAIGAIFMKQPVSCDLENLYQAVNDLCLYKMGGNLYQRITKECEEHISVALQSLVGQSPDLIVFLSLVERCWQDLCDQLLMIRGIALFLDRTYVKQTTNVRSLWDMGLQLFSKHLSLSSEVEHKTVTGLLRMIESERSGESVDRTLLNHLLKMFTALGIYVETFEKPFLECTSEFYAAEVMKYMQQSDAPDYLKHVETRLQEEHERCLLYLDASTRKPLIGIAEKQLLERHIPAILDKGFIMLMDGNRIEDLQRMHSLFSRVNALESLKQALSSYIRRTGQGIVMDEEKDKDMVSSLLEFKASLDTIWEESFFKNEPFSNSIKDAFEYLINLRQNRPAELIAKFLDEKLRAGNKGTSEEELEATLDKVLVLFRFIQGKDVFEAFYKKDLAKRLLLGKSASIDGEKSMISKLKTECGSQFTNKLEGMFKDIELSKEINESFKQSSQARSKLASGIEMSVHVLTTGYWPTYPPIDVRLPHELNVYQDIFKEFYLSKYSGRHLMWQNSLGHCVLKAEFPKGRKELAVSLFQTVVLMLFNDAEKLSLQDIKDATGIEDKELRRILQSLACGKVRVLQKMPKGRDVEDDDSFVFNDGFTAPLYRIKVNAIQLKETVEENTSTTERVFQDRQYQIDAALVRIMKTRKVLSHTLLITELFQQLKFPIKPADLKKRIESLIDREYLERDKSNPQIYNYLA comes from the exons ATGTCTAATACGAAACTATCCCCTCCTATGAAGAAGGCGAAATCCATCGACTCCAAGAACGCCGCCGCCTCCGCCTCCGATGACCCCAATGCGCCTGCTCTCATCGCCGCCAATTTGTCGCGCAAGAAAGCCACTCCTCCCCATCCCCCCAAGAAGTTCCTCATTAGGTTCCACAAAG GTGTACCAACATTGCCCCCAAATTTTGAGGAGGAAACATGGGCAAAATTGAAGTCAGCTATTGGTGCTATATTTATGAAGCAACCTGTTTCCTGTGACTTGGAGAATCTTTATCAG GCTGTGAATGATCTTTGCCTTTACAAAATGGGGGGAAATCTTTATCAACGAATTACAAAGGAGTGTGAAGAGCATATATCTGTGGCACTGCAGTCTTTAGTTGGCCAAAGCCCAGATTTGATTGTTTTTCTATCCCTAGTTGAGAGGTGTTGGCAGGATCTTTGTGACCAACTGTTGATGATTCGTGGTATAGCCTTGTTTCTGGATAGGACCTATGTGAAACAAACAACAAATGTACGGTCATTATGGGACATGGGTTTGCAACTTTTCAGCAAACATCTTTCTCTATCTTCAGAAGTAGAACATAAAACTGTTACTGGTCTTCTCCGTATGATCGAAAGTGAAAG ATCAGGCGAATCAGTGGATAGAACTCTTCTAAATCATCTTTTGAAGATGTTTACTGCTCTGGGAATTTATGTAGAAACCTTTGAGAAGCCATTCCTTGAGTGCACATCCGAATTTTATGCGGCGGAAGTTATGAAATACATGCAGCAATCAGATGCTCCAGATTACTTGAAGCATGTTGAg ACAAGATTGCAAGAGGAACATGAAAGATGTTTGTTGTACTTGGATGCAAGTACTAGGAAACCATTGATAGGGATTGCAGAAAAGCAGCTTCTTGAACGTCATATACCTGCCATTCTTGATAAG GGTTTTATTATGCTTATGGATGGGAATCGTATTGAAGACCTTCAGAGAATGCACTCACTCTTTTCAAGGGTCAATGCCCTTGAATCACTGAAGCAGGCCCTTAGTTCATACATTAGGAGAACTGGGCAGGGCATTGTTATGGATGAGGAGAAAGATAAAGATATGGTCTCATCCCTTCTTGAATTTAAGGCTTCTCTTGACACAATATGGGAAGAAAGCTTTTTCAAGAATGAACCTTTCAGCAATTCAATTAAAGATGCATTTGAATATCTTATCAATCTTCGTCAg AACCGACCTGCAGAGTTGATTGCCAAGTTTTTGGATGAGAAACTTCGTGCAGGTAATAAGGGTACTTCTGAAGAGGAACTAGAGGCTACACTTGATAAAGTCCTGGTGTTATTCAGGTTCATTCAG GGCAAGGATGTATTTGAAGCATTCTATAAGAAAGATCTTGCTAAAAGACTGCTTTTAGGAAAGAGTGCTTCTATTGACGGTGAGAAATCTATGATCTCCAAG TTGAAGACTGAGTGTGGCAGCCAGTTCACAAACAAACTGGAAGGAATGTTTAAG GACATTGAAttatcaaaagaaataaatgagtcATTCAAACAGTCATCACAGGCGAGGTCAAAACTTGCATCAGGGATTGAAATGAGTGTTCATGTTTTAACCACAGG GTATTGGCCAACATATCCCCCCATTGATGTTAGACTTCCTCATGAATTGAATGTTTACCAG GATATTTTCAAAGAGTTCTATCTAAGCAAATACAGTGGAAGACATCTGATGTGGCAAAATTCACTAGGTCACTGTGTCTTGAAGGCAGAGTTTCCCAAAGGAAGAAAGGAGTTGGCTGTGTCCCTTTTTCAG ACTGTTGTTCTAATGTTATTCAATGATGCTGAGAAGTTAAGTCTTCAAGATATCAAAGATGCTACTGGTATTGAGGACAAGGAACTGAGACGGATTCTGCAATCACTAGCTTGTGGTAAAGTTCGTGTCCTACAAAAG ATGCCCAAAGGAAGAGATGTGGAGGACGATGACTCATTTGTTTTTAATGATGGGTTTACAGCTCCTCTTTACCGTATAAAG GTGAATGCAATTCAATTGAAGGAGACAGTCGAGGAGAACACAAGCACCACCGAAAGAGTTTTCCAAGACCGTCAGTATCAG ATTGATGCTGCTCTTGTGAGGATAATGAAGACTAGAAAAGTGCTTAGTCACACCCTTCTTATTACTGAACTCTTCCAACAG CTGAAATTCCCAATAAAACCAGCTGATTTGAAAAAAAGGATTGAAAGCCTCATTGACAGGGAGTATCTAGAGAGGGACAAGAGCAATCCTCAAATATACAATTACCTCGCATAG